In Corynebacterium nuruki S6-4, the following proteins share a genomic window:
- the rpsQ gene encoding 30S ribosomal protein S17, protein MSEANVTNENTKGSRKVRQGYVVSDKMSKTIVVRLEDRKQHALYGKIMRTNSRVKAHDENETAGIGDLVRIEETRPLSKDKHFRLVEIVEKAK, encoded by the coding sequence ATGAGTGAGGCTAACGTGACCAACGAGAACACCAAGGGCAGCCGCAAGGTCCGTCAGGGCTACGTCGTCTCCGACAAGATGTCGAAGACGATCGTCGTCCGGCTCGAGGACCGCAAGCAGCACGCCCTCTACGGCAAGATCATGCGCACCAACTCCAGGGTGAAGGCGCACGACGAGAACGAGACCGCCGGCATCGGCGACCTCGTCCGCATCGAGGAGACCCGGCCGCTGTCCAAGGACAAGCACTTCCGGCTCGTCGAGATTGTGGAGAAGGCCAAGTAG
- the rpmC gene encoding 50S ribosomal protein L29: MATGTPAHELRDLSNDELATKLKEAKEELFNLRFQNATGQLTNNRRLGTVKRDIARINTVLHERELGLSTAPDGDAA; the protein is encoded by the coding sequence ATGGCTACCGGTACCCCGGCTCACGAGCTCCGTGACCTCAGCAACGACGAACTGGCCACCAAGCTGAAGGAGGCGAAGGAGGAGCTGTTCAACCTGCGCTTCCAGAACGCCACCGGTCAGCTGACCAACAACCGTCGACTGGGCACCGTCAAGCGCGACATCGCCCGGATCAACACCGTCCTGCACGAGCGCGAGCTCGGCCTGTCCACCGCCCCGGACGGTGACGCAGCATGA
- the rplP gene encoding 50S ribosomal protein L16, giving the protein MLIPKRVKFRRQHRPHRSGISKGGNRVTFGDYGLQALEPTYITNRQIEAARIAINRHVKRGGKVWINIFPDRPLTQKPLGVRMGSGKGPVEKWVANVKPGRILFEMSYPTEEVALEALRRAGNKLPCKVRIVKKEDQF; this is encoded by the coding sequence ATGCTTATCCCCAAGCGCGTCAAGTTCCGCCGCCAGCACCGTCCGCACCGGTCGGGCATCTCCAAGGGCGGCAACCGCGTGACCTTCGGTGACTACGGCCTGCAGGCCCTGGAGCCGACCTACATCACCAACCGTCAGATCGAGGCTGCTCGTATCGCCATCAACCGCCACGTCAAGCGTGGTGGCAAGGTGTGGATCAACATCTTCCCGGACCGTCCCCTGACCCAGAAGCCGCTCGGCGTGCGCATGGGTTCCGGTAAGGGCCCGGTGGAGAAGTGGGTCGCGAACGTCAAGCCCGGCCGTATCCTGTTCGAGATGAGCTACCCGACCGAGGAAGTCGCCCTCGAGGCCCTCCGCCGTGCGGGCAACAAGCTCCCCTGCAAGGTGCGCATCGTGAAGAAGGAGGATCAGTTCTGA
- the rpsC gene encoding 30S ribosomal protein S3 — protein MGQKIQPHGLRLGITSEWRSRWYADKQYADYLAEDIKIREFLSTGLDRAGIADVVIERTRDRVRVDIHTARPGIVIGRRGSEADRIRGKLEKLTGKQVQLNILEVKNIDANAQLVAQSIAEQLTNRVAFRRAMRKAIQSAMRQPQVKGIKVVCSGRLGGAEMGRTERYHEGRVPLHTLRAEIDYGTFEAHTTFGRIGVKVWIYKGDVVGGRRESLLNARDERPARGNRRDRPRRNGGRRQRADQKQEG, from the coding sequence GTGGGCCAGAAGATTCAACCCCACGGCCTCCGGCTGGGCATCACCTCCGAGTGGCGCTCGCGCTGGTACGCTGACAAGCAGTACGCGGACTACCTCGCCGAGGACATCAAGATCCGTGAGTTCCTGTCCACGGGCCTCGACCGCGCCGGCATCGCCGACGTCGTCATCGAGCGCACCCGTGACCGGGTCCGGGTCGACATCCACACCGCCCGTCCGGGCATCGTCATCGGACGCCGCGGCTCCGAGGCCGACCGCATCCGCGGCAAGCTCGAGAAGCTCACCGGTAAGCAGGTGCAGCTGAACATCCTCGAGGTCAAGAACATCGACGCCAACGCTCAGCTGGTGGCCCAGTCCATCGCCGAGCAGCTGACCAACCGTGTGGCCTTCCGCCGCGCGATGCGTAAGGCCATCCAGTCCGCGATGCGCCAGCCGCAGGTCAAGGGCATCAAGGTCGTGTGCTCCGGTCGTCTGGGCGGTGCCGAGATGGGCCGCACCGAGCGTTACCACGAGGGTCGCGTCCCGCTGCACACCCTGCGCGCCGAGATCGACTACGGTACCTTCGAGGCCCACACCACCTTCGGCCGCATCGGCGTGAAGGTCTGGATCTACAAGGGCGACGTCGTCGGTGGCCGTCGCGAGTCGCTGCTCAACGCACGCGACGAGCGTCCGGCCCGCGGCAACCGTCGCGACCGTCCGCGCCGCAACGGTGGTCGCCGGCAGCGTGCGGACCAGAAGCAGGAGGGCTAA
- the rplV gene encoding 50S ribosomal protein L22: protein MADSTDTAVNTARATAKFVRVTPMKARRTIDTIRGKSVEDALALLRWAPQGASEPVAKVVASAAANAENNFGLDPRTLVISEAWADEGPTLKRFQPRAQGRAFQIRKRTSHITVVVESKKGSAQ from the coding sequence ATGGCCGATTCCACTGACACCGCTGTGAACACCGCCCGCGCGACGGCCAAGTTCGTCCGGGTTACGCCGATGAAGGCCCGCCGCACGATCGACACGATCCGCGGCAAGTCCGTCGAGGACGCCCTGGCGCTCCTCCGCTGGGCTCCGCAGGGCGCGTCCGAGCCGGTCGCGAAGGTCGTCGCCTCCGCTGCAGCCAACGCCGAGAACAACTTCGGCCTGGATCCGCGCACGCTGGTGATCTCCGAGGCCTGGGCCGACGAGGGACCGACGCTCAAGCGCTTCCAGCCCCGTGCCCAGGGCCGGGCCTTCCAGATCCGCAAGCGCACCAGCCACATCACCGTGGTTGTCGAGAGCAAGAAGGGAAGTGCTCAGTAG
- the rpsS gene encoding 30S ribosomal protein S19: MPRSLKKGPFVDEHLLAKVDAQNDAGTKKVIKTWSRRSTILPDFIGHTFAVHDGRKHVPVFVDESMVGHKLGEFAPTKTFKGHLKDDKKGRR, encoded by the coding sequence ATGCCACGCAGCCTGAAAAAGGGCCCGTTCGTCGACGAACACCTCCTCGCGAAGGTGGACGCCCAGAACGATGCCGGTACCAAGAAGGTCATCAAGACCTGGTCGCGCCGTTCCACCATCCTGCCCGATTTCATCGGTCACACTTTCGCCGTCCACGACGGTCGGAAGCACGTCCCGGTGTTCGTCGATGAGTCGATGGTCGGTCACAAGCTGGGCGAGTTCGCCCCGACCAAGACCTTCAAGGGACACCTCAAGGATGACAAGAAGGGACGGCGATAG
- the rplB gene encoding 50S ribosomal protein L2, translated as MAIRKYKPTTPGRRQSSVSEFDEITRSTPEKSLLRPLSKTGGRNVHGHITTRHIGGGHKRRYRVIDFRRVDKDGVPAKVAHIEYDPNRTANIALLHFADGEKRYIIAPKGLKQGTVVETGPQADIKAGNNLPLRNIPTGTTIHAVELKPGGGAKLARSAGASIQLLGKEGKYAVLRMPSSEIRRVDVRCRATIGEVGNQDQINIRWGKAGRMRWKGVRPTVRGVVMNPVDHPHGGGEGKTSGGRHPVSPWGQPEGRTRKPNRPSDNMIVRRRRANKNKKR; from the coding sequence ATGGCTATTCGCAAGTACAAGCCGACTACGCCGGGTCGCCGCCAGAGTTCCGTGTCCGAGTTCGACGAGATCACTCGCTCGACCCCGGAGAAGTCTCTGCTGCGCCCGCTGTCGAAGACCGGCGGCCGCAACGTCCACGGCCACATCACGACGCGTCACATCGGTGGCGGCCACAAGCGCCGTTACCGTGTCATCGACTTCCGTCGTGTCGACAAGGACGGCGTGCCCGCCAAGGTCGCGCACATCGAGTACGACCCGAACCGCACGGCGAACATCGCGCTGCTGCACTTCGCGGACGGTGAGAAGCGTTACATCATCGCCCCGAAGGGCCTGAAGCAGGGCACCGTCGTCGAGACCGGTCCGCAGGCCGACATCAAGGCGGGCAACAACCTGCCGCTGCGCAACATCCCGACCGGTACCACGATCCACGCCGTGGAGCTGAAGCCCGGTGGCGGCGCCAAGCTGGCCCGCTCCGCCGGTGCGTCCATCCAGCTGCTCGGTAAGGAGGGCAAGTACGCCGTGCTGCGTATGCCGTCCTCCGAGATCCGCCGCGTCGACGTGCGGTGCCGCGCCACCATCGGTGAGGTCGGTAACCAGGACCAGATCAACATCCGCTGGGGCAAGGCCGGCCGTATGCGCTGGAAGGGCGTCCGCCCGACCGTCCGCGGTGTCGTCATGAACCCCGTGGACCACCCGCACGGTGGTGGTGAGGGTAAGACCTCCGGTGGTCGCCACCCGGTCTCCCCGTGGGGTCAGCCTGAGGGCCGCACCCGCAAGCCCAACCGTCCGAGCGACAACATGATCGTCCGTCGTCGCCGTGCCAACAAGAACAAGAAGCGCTAA
- the rplW gene encoding 50S ribosomal protein L23 — translation MSYSDPRDIIVAPVVSEKSYGLMEQNVYTFLVAPGTNKTQIKIAVEQIFGVKVASVNTLNRPGKRKRSRTGYGRRKDTKRAMVTLAAGSDPIDIFGGATA, via the coding sequence GTGAGCTACTCAGATCCCCGGGACATCATCGTCGCGCCCGTCGTCTCCGAGAAGTCCTACGGACTGATGGAGCAGAACGTCTACACGTTCCTGGTCGCACCCGGCACCAACAAGACCCAGATCAAGATTGCCGTCGAGCAGATCTTCGGCGTGAAGGTCGCCAGCGTGAACACCCTCAACCGCCCGGGCAAGCGGAAGCGCTCCCGGACCGGTTACGGTCGGCGCAAGGACACCAAGCGTGCCATGGTCACCCTCGCCGCCGGCAGCGATCCCATCGACATCTTCGGCGGTGCGACCGCCTAG
- the rplD gene encoding 50S ribosomal protein L4, producing MSNLTLNVNTADGSTNGTVELPASIFDVEPSVALMHQVVVAQLAAKRQGTHATKTRGMVSGGGKKPFRQKGTGRARQGSTRAPHFTGGGTVHGPQPRDYDQRTPKKMKAAALRGALTDRVRNERIHVVEELVAGQTPSTKSARTFIERLTDRTSVLVVLGREDVTAWKSVNNLPGVHALATDQLNTYDVLNADDVVFSVEALNALIATAPVAKEEAK from the coding sequence ATGAGCAACCTCACACTGAACGTCAACACCGCCGACGGGTCCACCAACGGCACCGTGGAGCTCCCCGCGTCCATCTTCGACGTGGAGCCCTCGGTCGCCCTGATGCACCAGGTCGTCGTGGCCCAGCTCGCCGCCAAGCGGCAGGGCACCCACGCCACCAAGACCCGCGGCATGGTCTCCGGCGGCGGCAAGAAGCCGTTCCGCCAGAAGGGCACCGGTCGCGCCCGCCAGGGTTCGACCCGTGCGCCGCACTTCACCGGTGGTGGCACCGTCCACGGTCCGCAGCCGCGTGACTACGACCAGCGGACCCCGAAGAAGATGAAGGCCGCCGCCCTGCGCGGTGCCCTCACCGACCGCGTCCGCAACGAGCGCATCCACGTCGTGGAGGAGCTCGTCGCCGGCCAGACCCCGTCGACCAAGTCGGCCCGGACGTTCATCGAGCGCCTCACGGACCGCACGTCGGTGCTGGTGGTCCTGGGCCGCGAGGACGTCACCGCATGGAAGTCCGTGAACAACCTTCCGGGTGTTCACGCGCTGGCCACCGACCAGCTGAACACCTACGACGTCCTCAACGCGGACGACGTGGTCTTCTCGGTCGAGGCTCTCAACGCGCTGATCGCCACGGCACCGGTTGCCAAGGAGGAAGCTAAGTGA
- the rplC gene encoding 50S ribosomal protein L3, with protein MSDNEIKGILGKKLGMTQIFDEENRVVPVTVVKAGPCVVTQVRTKDIDGYEAVQIAFGDIDPRKVKKPQAGHFKKAGVTPRRHVTEIRVEDASAYEVGQEITAETFADAAFVDVTGTSKGKGYAGAMKRHGFAGQGAAHGNQAAHRRVGGIGACATPGRVFKGTRMAGRMGNERVTLQNLKIARVDAESDLLLIKGAIPGNNGGVVTVKTAVKGGAHA; from the coding sequence ATGAGTGATAACGAGATCAAGGGCATCCTGGGCAAGAAGCTCGGCATGACCCAGATCTTTGACGAGGAGAACCGGGTCGTCCCGGTCACCGTCGTCAAGGCTGGGCCGTGCGTGGTCACCCAGGTGCGCACCAAGGACATCGACGGCTACGAGGCCGTCCAGATCGCCTTCGGCGACATTGACCCGCGCAAGGTCAAGAAGCCGCAGGCCGGACACTTCAAGAAGGCCGGCGTGACGCCGCGCCGCCACGTGACGGAGATCCGCGTCGAGGACGCCTCCGCCTACGAGGTCGGCCAGGAGATCACCGCCGAGACCTTCGCGGACGCCGCATTCGTCGACGTCACCGGCACCTCCAAGGGCAAGGGCTACGCCGGCGCCATGAAGCGCCACGGCTTCGCCGGCCAGGGCGCCGCCCACGGTAACCAGGCCGCCCACCGCCGCGTCGGCGGCATCGGCGCCTGCGCCACCCCGGGTCGTGTCTTCAAGGGCACCCGGATGGCAGGCCGCATGGGTAACGAGCGCGTCACCCTGCAGAACCTGAAGATCGCACGGGTGGACGCCGAGTCCGACCTGCTGCTGATCAAGGGTGCCATCCCCGGAAACAACGGCGGTGTCGTCACCGTCAAGACCGCAGTGAAGGGCGGTGCACACGCATGA
- the rpsJ gene encoding 30S ribosomal protein S10: MAGQKIRIRLKAYDHEAIDASAKKIVETVTRTGARVVGPVPLPTEKNVYCVIRSPHKYKDSREHFEMRTHKRLIDILDPTPKTVDALMRIDLPASVDVNIQ; the protein is encoded by the coding sequence GTGGCGGGACAGAAGATCCGCATCAGGCTCAAGGCCTACGATCACGAGGCAATCGACGCTTCTGCCAAGAAGATCGTCGAGACGGTCACCCGTACCGGTGCCCGCGTGGTCGGCCCTGTGCCTCTGCCCACCGAGAAGAACGTGTACTGCGTCATCCGCTCGCCGCACAAGTACAAGGACTCGCGCGAGCACTTCGAGATGCGCACCCACAAGCGCCTGATCGACATTCTCGACCCGACGCCGAAGACCGTTGACGCTCTCATGCGCATCGATCTGCCGGCCAGCGTCGACGTGAACATCCAGTAG
- a CDS encoding Asp23/Gls24 family envelope stress response protein encodes MSDSQNSGSGSDAGTDAGNRDTVRASTGTPAVPESATGAATGSTTDSELFTDHGRTSVADVVVSKIAGMAAREVTGVHGLGGSTARAIGALRERIPGGRVNVQQGISVEVGDRQAAVDISIVAEYGVAIHELAEAIRRNIIISVEEMTGLEVTEVNVTVHDVHLPEDDEAEEDAEPAKAPRVQ; translated from the coding sequence ATGAGCGACAGCCAGAACTCCGGCTCCGGCAGCGACGCCGGCACCGACGCCGGGAACCGGGACACCGTCCGGGCCTCCACCGGCACCCCGGCGGTCCCTGAGTCCGCCACCGGCGCTGCGACCGGTTCCACGACCGACTCCGAACTCTTCACCGACCACGGCCGGACCTCCGTCGCCGATGTCGTCGTCTCCAAGATCGCGGGCATGGCGGCCCGTGAGGTCACCGGCGTCCACGGGCTCGGCGGTTCCACCGCCCGCGCGATCGGCGCGCTGCGGGAGCGGATCCCGGGTGGCCGGGTCAACGTCCAGCAGGGCATCTCCGTCGAGGTCGGCGACCGGCAGGCCGCCGTCGACATCTCGATCGTCGCCGAGTACGGCGTCGCCATCCACGAGCTCGCCGAGGCCATCCGCCGCAACATCATCATCTCCGTCGAGGAGATGACCGGGCTGGAGGTCACCGAGGTCAACGTGACCGTCCACGACGTGCACCTGCCGGAGGACGACGAGGCGGAGGAGGACGCGGAGCCGGCGAAGGCCCCGCGCGTCCAGTAA
- a CDS encoding Asp23/Gls24 family envelope stress response protein has product MNGTPVPDAAGTTGGTDGTDVAAELPRAAAYENQRKHVRIETRVLEKTGVRAALSVPGVIVHSSGIGKLTGRRLPRIAVRMDSQGRSATVDAQLAVAWPGPVVAVAQVARETVAEWIEHSTGVPVLAVNVEVAAVVPTDDPASGRVTIQDLREAPRTPLLTPVTATPLAVSPVTAPAGRIADRLRHPGVPPHPDVVHPRAVRRPAPVSVSAPPPPPVRHVHPPVPAPVAHVAPPVTPPVVHVQPPVAPKVVHIGPPPPPVIEGIQVVGHPHVARPVAPPPVPLAPVEVWRTPVTAPPPPVAPTLTPVPTPPPPPLRNIPTPRGLPVENIPTPRGLPLTVFPQVRRRGLRPVTVRRHPRIPVTVRKEQDS; this is encoded by the coding sequence ATGAACGGGACCCCTGTACCGGACGCCGCGGGCACCACCGGCGGCACCGACGGCACCGACGTCGCGGCCGAGCTGCCGCGCGCCGCGGCCTACGAGAACCAGCGGAAGCACGTCCGGATCGAGACACGCGTGCTCGAGAAGACCGGCGTCCGTGCCGCACTGTCGGTACCGGGCGTCATCGTGCACTCCAGCGGAATCGGGAAACTCACGGGTCGACGGCTGCCGAGGATCGCCGTCCGGATGGACAGTCAGGGCCGCTCCGCCACGGTGGACGCCCAGCTCGCGGTGGCCTGGCCCGGACCTGTCGTCGCTGTCGCCCAGGTGGCGCGCGAGACGGTGGCCGAGTGGATCGAGCACTCCACCGGAGTGCCGGTCCTCGCCGTCAACGTCGAGGTCGCCGCCGTCGTCCCCACCGACGACCCGGCGTCCGGACGGGTGACGATCCAGGACCTGCGCGAGGCACCGCGCACCCCGCTGCTCACACCGGTCACCGCCACCCCCCTGGCCGTGTCTCCCGTGACCGCACCTGCCGGCCGCATCGCCGACCGGCTCCGCCACCCGGGCGTCCCGCCGCACCCCGACGTCGTCCACCCCCGGGCGGTCCGACGGCCCGCCCCGGTCTCCGTCAGTGCACCGCCACCGCCGCCGGTGCGCCACGTCCACCCGCCGGTCCCGGCGCCCGTCGCCCATGTCGCACCGCCGGTCACCCCGCCTGTCGTGCACGTCCAGCCGCCCGTCGCACCGAAGGTCGTCCACATCGGCCCTCCGCCGCCGCCGGTGATCGAGGGAATACAGGTCGTCGGTCACCCGCACGTCGCCCGGCCGGTCGCGCCCCCGCCGGTGCCGCTGGCCCCGGTCGAGGTGTGGCGCACCCCGGTGACGGCACCGCCGCCCCCGGTGGCGCCGACCCTCACCCCGGTGCCCACTCCCCCGCCGCCGCCGCTGCGTAACATCCCGACGCCCCGTGGCCTCCCGGTCGAGAACATCCCCACTCCGCGCGGCCTGCCGTTGACGGTCTTCCCGCAGGTCCGGCGGCGCGGACTGCGTCCCGTCACGGTCCGTCGACACCCGCGGATCCCCGTCACCGTCAGGAAGGAGCAGGACTCGTGA
- the tuf gene encoding elongation factor Tu → MAKAKFERTKPHVNIGTLGHVDHGKTTTTAAITKVLADTYPELNKAFAFDAIDKAPEERERGITINISHVEYQTEKRHYAHVDAPGHADYIKNMITGAAQMDGAILVVAATDGPMPQTREHVLLARQVGVPYILCALNKCDMVEDEELIELVEMEVRELLAEQDYDEDAPIVRISALKALEGDPKWVQSILDLMKACDESIPDPVRETDKPFLMPIEDIFTITGRGTVVTGRVERGSLAVNDEVEIIGIREKSTKTTVTSIEMFNKLLDSAEAGDNAALLLRGLKREDVERGQVVAKPGAYTPHSEFEGSVYVLSKDEGGRHTPFFNNYRPQFYFRTTDVTGVVTLPEGTEMVMPGDNVDMHVELIQPVAMDEGLRFAIREGGRTVGAGRVTKIIK, encoded by the coding sequence GTGGCGAAGGCTAAGTTCGAGCGCACGAAGCCCCACGTTAACATCGGCACCCTCGGTCACGTCGACCACGGCAAGACCACGACGACCGCCGCCATCACCAAGGTTCTGGCTGACACCTACCCGGAGCTCAACAAGGCCTTCGCCTTCGACGCCATCGACAAGGCGCCGGAGGAGCGGGAGCGCGGCATCACGATCAACATCTCCCACGTGGAGTACCAGACCGAGAAGCGCCACTACGCCCACGTGGACGCCCCGGGTCACGCCGACTACATCAAGAACATGATCACCGGTGCCGCCCAGATGGACGGTGCGATCCTCGTCGTGGCCGCCACCGACGGCCCGATGCCGCAGACCCGTGAGCACGTCCTCCTGGCCCGCCAGGTCGGCGTCCCCTACATCCTCTGCGCCCTGAACAAGTGCGACATGGTCGAGGACGAGGAGCTCATCGAGCTCGTCGAGATGGAGGTCCGCGAGCTCCTCGCCGAGCAGGACTACGATGAGGACGCCCCGATCGTCCGCATCTCCGCTCTGAAGGCCCTCGAGGGCGACCCGAAGTGGGTCCAGTCGATCCTGGACCTCATGAAGGCCTGCGACGAGTCCATCCCGGACCCGGTGCGCGAGACCGACAAGCCGTTCCTCATGCCGATCGAGGACATCTTCACCATCACCGGCCGCGGCACCGTCGTGACCGGTCGTGTGGAGCGCGGCTCCCTCGCCGTCAACGACGAGGTCGAGATCATCGGTATCCGCGAGAAGTCCACCAAGACCACCGTCACCTCCATCGAGATGTTCAACAAGCTGCTGGACTCCGCTGAGGCCGGCGACAACGCCGCTCTGCTGCTGCGTGGTCTGAAGCGCGAGGACGTCGAGCGCGGCCAGGTCGTCGCCAAGCCCGGCGCCTACACGCCTCACTCCGAGTTCGAGGGTTCCGTCTACGTCCTGTCCAAGGACGAGGGCGGCCGTCACACCCCGTTCTTCAACAACTACCGTCCGCAGTTCTACTTCCGCACCACCGACGTCACCGGCGTCGTCACGCTGCCGGAGGGCACCGAGATGGTCATGCCGGGCGACAACGTCGACATGCACGTCGAGCTGATCCAGCCCGTCGCCATGGACGAGGGCCTGCGCTTCGCTATCCGCGAGGGTGGCCGCACTGTCGGCGCCGGCCGGGTCACCAAGATCATCAAGTAA
- the fusA gene encoding elongation factor G has protein sequence MAQEVQKDLHKVRNIGIMAHIDAGKTTTTERFLYYTGINRKVGETHDGASTTDWMEQEKERGITITSAAVTCFWHENQINIIDTPGHVDFTVEVERSLRVLDGAVAVFDGKEGVEPQSEQVWRQADKYDVPRICFVNKMDKLGADFYFTVQTIIDRLGAKPLVMQLPIGAEDDFDGVVDLVNMNAITWRGKVEVGAEPTIEEIPADLADKAAEYREKLLETVAESDEALMEKYFSGEELSVDEINAAIRKMTVASEIYPVFCGTAYHNKGIQPLIDAVVAYLPSPLDVEAIEGHKPGHEDVELSRKPSDKEPFSALAFKIAAHPFFGKLTFVRVYSGTAEPGDQVLNAVTGKKERIGKLFQMHANKENPVEKAHAGNIYAFIGLKETTTGDTLCDIQDPILLESMDFPEPVIKVSIEPKSKADQEKLGVAIQRLTEEDPTFTVNLDEETGQTIIGGMGELHLDVFVDRMKREFKVEANVGNPQVAYRETIRKPVEKVEFTHKKQTGGSGQFAKVIIGIEPYAPDPAELEEGEDPSYKFVNAVTGGRIPREYIPSVDAGIQDAMQYGYLAGYPLVNIKATLIDGAYHEVDSSEMAFKIAGSQALKEAVGKAKPVLLEPLMAVEVTTPEEFMGEVIGDINSRRGQISSMEDRSGAKVVKGKVPLSEMFGYVGDLRSKTQGRANYTMIFDSYGEVPSSVAQEIIAERNGTA, from the coding sequence GTGGCACAAGAAGTCCAGAAGGACCTCCACAAGGTCCGCAACATCGGCATCATGGCGCACATCGATGCCGGTAAGACCACGACGACCGAGCGTTTCCTCTACTACACCGGTATCAACCGGAAGGTCGGCGAAACCCACGACGGCGCCTCCACCACCGACTGGATGGAGCAGGAGAAGGAGCGTGGTATCACCATCACCTCCGCCGCCGTCACCTGTTTCTGGCACGAAAACCAGATCAACATCATCGACACCCCCGGCCACGTCGACTTCACCGTCGAGGTCGAGCGCTCCCTGCGTGTCCTCGACGGCGCTGTCGCCGTCTTCGACGGCAAGGAGGGCGTCGAGCCCCAGTCCGAGCAGGTCTGGCGCCAGGCCGACAAGTACGACGTCCCGCGCATCTGCTTCGTCAACAAGATGGACAAGCTGGGCGCCGACTTCTACTTCACGGTCCAGACGATCATCGACCGTCTCGGTGCGAAGCCGCTCGTCATGCAGCTCCCGATCGGTGCCGAGGATGACTTCGACGGTGTCGTCGACCTCGTCAACATGAACGCCATCACCTGGCGCGGCAAGGTCGAGGTCGGCGCCGAGCCGACCATCGAGGAGATCCCCGCGGACCTGGCCGACAAGGCCGCCGAGTACCGCGAGAAGCTGCTCGAGACCGTCGCCGAGTCCGACGAGGCCCTCATGGAGAAGTACTTCTCCGGTGAGGAACTCTCCGTCGACGAGATCAACGCCGCGATCCGCAAGATGACGGTCGCCTCCGAGATCTACCCGGTCTTCTGTGGTACCGCCTACCACAACAAGGGCATCCAGCCGCTGATCGACGCGGTCGTCGCCTACCTGCCGAGCCCGCTCGACGTCGAGGCCATCGAGGGCCACAAGCCCGGCCACGAGGACGTCGAACTGTCCCGCAAGCCCAGCGACAAGGAGCCGTTCTCGGCCCTGGCGTTCAAGATCGCCGCGCACCCGTTCTTCGGCAAGCTCACCTTCGTCCGTGTCTACTCCGGCACGGCGGAGCCCGGTGACCAGGTCCTCAACGCCGTCACCGGCAAGAAGGAGCGCATCGGCAAGCTCTTCCAGATGCACGCCAACAAGGAGAACCCGGTCGAGAAGGCGCACGCCGGCAACATCTACGCCTTCATCGGTCTCAAGGAGACCACCACGGGTGACACGCTCTGTGACATCCAGGACCCGATCCTGCTGGAGTCCATGGACTTCCCGGAGCCGGTCATCAAGGTGTCCATCGAGCCGAAGTCGAAGGCCGACCAGGAGAAGCTGGGTGTCGCCATCCAGCGCCTGACCGAAGAGGACCCGACCTTCACGGTGAACCTCGACGAGGAGACCGGCCAGACCATCATCGGTGGTATGGGTGAGCTGCACCTCGACGTGTTCGTCGACCGTATGAAGCGCGAGTTCAAGGTCGAGGCCAACGTCGGTAACCCGCAGGTCGCGTACCGCGAGACGATCCGCAAGCCCGTCGAGAAGGTCGAGTTCACCCACAAGAAGCAGACGGGTGGCTCCGGCCAGTTCGCGAAGGTCATCATCGGCATCGAGCCCTACGCGCCGGACCCGGCCGAGCTCGAGGAGGGCGAGGACCCGAGCTACAAGTTCGTCAACGCCGTCACCGGTGGCCGCATCCCCCGCGAGTACATTCCCTCGGTGGACGCCGGTATCCAGGACGCCATGCAGTACGGCTACCTCGCCGGCTACCCGCTGGTGAACATCAAGGCCACCCTGATCGACGGTGCCTACCACGAGGTCGACTCCTCCGAGATGGCGTTCAAGATCGCCGGCTCGCAGGCCCTCAAGGAGGCCGTCGGCAAGGCCAAGCCGGTCCTGCTCGAGCCGCTGATGGCCGTCGAGGTCACCACGCCCGAGGAGTTCATGGGCGAGGTCATCGGCGACATCAACTCCCGCCGCGGTCAGATCTCCTCCATGGAGGACCGTTCGGGCGCCAAGGTCGTCAAGGGCAAGGTCCCGCTGTCGGAGATGTTCGGTTACGTCGGTGACCTGCGGTCGAAGACCCAGGGTCGCGCGAACTACACCATGATCTTCGACTCCTACGGCGAGGTTCCCTCGAGCGTCGCCCAGGAGATCATCGCGGAGCGCAACGGCACCGCCTAG